Part of the SAR324 cluster bacterium genome is shown below.
TTCTATCGGTCACCCAAAAACCAATTTGTCGTTGGGGATCCTACCAAAAAAAAGTCTGGAATGAGTCTCTGAAGAAGGCAGGAATTGAGGACGCTGTTTTTCATGATATGAGACATGACTTCGTCACCAAGGCGATGCGCAGGGGGAATCCAGCATATTTGGTGATGAAGCAAGTAGGACATAAGTCTGATGCGATGCTGCGAAGGTATCAACTCATTGACGAGCGTGATTTGTTCGAATTTAGGTTCTCATCAGAGTCCCAAAAACTCAGTGGAACAAGTTGATTTTTACGTGGGCGTATACGTGGGCAACAGCCGATTTAGAGTGGGTAAATCGAGGTAAGAAACAGTAAGGGAGAAAGAGAAGCAACTCACCTTTAGGCTAGATAAATTCAAGGCTTGAGGGTAGTAGAAGTAAGTTGAAGGAATTACAATTAAAGTTGCAATGTGGTGGAGGCAAGGAGGATCGAACTCCTGACCTCAACGCTGCCAGCGTTGCGCTCTCCCAGCTGAGCTATGCCCCCACGTAGAGCTTGATTGGAACCTGATGAGCAGGTCTTTTTTTGGAAGTGGCGTCCCCAAGGGGATTCGAACCCCTGTTACCGCCGTGAAAGGGCGATGTCCTAGGCCTCTAGACGATGGGGACTTGCTGAAAGTTCAGCGAAAGCTAATAAATATAAATTCCTCCCCAAAAGCTGTCAACTCTCTTTTTGTGAAGCTGCGTACTTTTTCTTTAAAAAGGACTCACACTCCTTGAAAAAACCCACAATTTCTTCAGCCAAAACTGGAGAAATTCCGGACACTTGCCGCAACTCTTCAACACTCGCCTCTCGCACACGTTTCAAGCTACCAAAGTGTTTGAGCAGGGCTCGCTTGCGTCGATTTCCCACTCCAGGGATTTCATCTAGCAGAGATTTTAGATTATCTTGCCGCTTGAGCTTGCGTTGAAACTCAATGGCAAAGCGGTGCGCTTCATCGCGAATGTTCTGCAGGAAATAGAGTACCGAAGAGTGACGCTGCAGGCGAATTTCATTCTTTTGATTGGGTTTGACAACATATTCGTAGTCTTCATCATTGCCTCGAGTCACCCCACGACTACGCTCTGAGCGCCCCTTTGCCAAACCAATAATGTCCTGCTGATGCCAGTCGATTCCTAATTTTTCCATAACAGCTAGAGCCGTGTTAAGTTGTCCCTTCCCACCGTCAATGATGATCAGATCGGGCAGAGGTTGTTGACCACTCAAAGCACGCTGGTAGCGACGGGTTAGCACCTCTTCCATACTTGCAAAATCATCCGGGCTATGAATCGTCCGTAGCTTGTACTTGCGGTAGTTCTCTTTGGCAGGCTTGTTTCCTTCCCAGCAAACCATCGAAGCAACGGTCATTTCACCGCTGAAGTGTGAAATATCAAAACACTCCACCCGATCTGGAAGTTTTTTTAGATGAAGAAAATTCTGAACTTGCCGGAGGATCTCACTGTCTTTAACGACCCGCCTTCTTTGTTCCTCCAGATTCGCCCGAGCATTTTGAAAAGCCAGGCTTACCAATTCTTTTTTATGACCACGCTTGGGAACCGTTAATTGCACCCTGTGACCAGCTTGCTCAGACAAAGCATCTCCCAATATTTCTTCTTCGGGATACTCAAAGGGCAGCAATATCTGGCGAGGAATACCTGTCATTTCACTGGTGTAGAGCCGATTGATGGCCTGTCCCAGTAAATTTGCATCCGAGGCTTGTTCACTCGTATCAAAGAAGAAAAAGTCTGAGCCTAACAAGCGTCCATTGCGAATGAAGAGTACCTGAACACCAGCAGTTCCAGCTTCTCGGTAGAGATTGAAGACATCTCGATCCTCTCCATCTGGTGACATTACCGTCTGTCGAGTGAAGATGCGTTGCAATGATTGAATTTGGTCACGTAGTTGAGCGGCTTGTTCAAATTCCAGCGTTTCTGAAGCAATCTGCATTCGCCGTTCAAGATCCTGCAATAATTCCTGATCACGACCCTTCAGGAACAGTCGTACCTGGCGCACCAATTTTCCATACTCATCAACAGCCACATTTCCACGGCAGGGAGCTAGACAACGTTTCAGTTGGAAGTTGAGACAGGGACGAAAGACCTTGCTTCCATCCAGTTCCATTTTGCTTGTTCTCAACGGGAAATAACGTAGTGCTACTCGCATCATGTGACGGGCATCCTGGGCTGAAGGATACGGTCCAAAGTATTCTGCTTTACGCTCATGACGCTCCCTCACAAGGCTCAGGCGGGGATAGTGTTCCTGGACGCTTAGCTTGAGGTAGGGGTAAGATTTGTCATCCTTGAGGGCCACGTTATAGCGTGGCTTGTGAAGTTTGATCAGTTGTTCTTCAAGCAGAAGGGCTTCTGCTTCGGTGTCCGTTAGAATCCAAGTCACATCAGCAACCAACGAAACCATGATCTGAATTCGCAGGTTATGTGCAGAAGATTTTTGAAAGTAGGAGCGAATCCGATTTCGTAAAACCTTAGCTTTACCGATGTAGAGCAAATCACTGGATGCATTGCGAAACTGATAGACTCCTGGCGCTTCGGGAAGATGTTTCAGTTTCTGCCAAACCGGAGCTTCTTCTGGAGCACGTTTCATCGAAGCAGGGCGCATTGCGATAATCCTCTAGTGATCTTCATTTTCTACTGAGTCTCTTCTTGAGCTTGCTGACTGGATGACATAGCGTAGCGAATTCTTACGCTTTGCCAACCTTCTTTAAAATCCTGATGCTACCCAAACAACTCGAGGAACATGAACTTCAGGCCCTGCTTGTGCTGGATTATCATGAACCAAGATCTGTGCTGGGGTTTCATAGTGAGATCACAGAAACAGGGGTAACTTGGCTGATCCGTGTCTGGGAGCCTGATGCTGTTTCCTGTCTACTGAGATGGCCAGAAGAATTTGGATTGCCTGATCTCAAGTTGGAGCAGGAACACCCTGCGGGCTTATTTGTAGGCACTTGTGAAGGGAAGAATGCTAGCGTCCCATATACGCTCGATTTCAAGTATGCCAATGGTCAAGAGCACAGTCGACTAGATCCTTATTATTTTCAGCTTTCAATCAGTAGTTACGATCAATATCTGTTTGGGCAGGGTAAGCATCGCTTTCTCCATGAAAAACTTGGAGCGCACGTTGAGCAACGTGAAGGGATTGCAGGGGTACGTTTTGCAGTGTGGGCACCGAACGCTAGACGAGTCAGTGTGGTTGGAGACTTCAATGGTTGGGATGGAAGAAGGCACCTGCTCCACGTGTTAGGCAGTTCTGGTATCTGGGAACTCTTTGTGCCTGGAGCTCATTCTGGGCAGTGTTACAAGTTTGAACTTCTCAGTCAGGCACATCAGTTACTGCTAAAGAGTGATCCTTTCGCCTTTGCCACTGAGGTTCGGCCATCAACCGCATCACGAATTCAAGAGTTTTCTGGATTTACTTGGGAAGATGAAGCCTGGCTCGAAAAACGTGAGCAAACAAACTGGTTCTCTCAACCTCTAAACATCTACGAAGTACACCTTGGTTCCTGGAAGTGCATACCCGAAGAGGAAAATCGGTTCCTGAACTATCGGGAATTAGCAGAAGACCTGATTCCTTACGCCAAGCGAATGGGCTATACTCACTTGGAGTTGTTGCCAATAGCAGAACACCCCTTTGATGGCTCATGGGGCTACCAGGTGACTGGATACTTTGCGCCAACATCCCGCTTTGGTCATCCAGAAGATCTGATGTATTTCGTCAATCGATGTCACAAAGAAGGATTGGGTGTGATTATCGATTGGGTGCCTGGGCATTTTCCCAAGGATGCCCATGGACTAGCCCAATTTGACGGAACAATGCTCTATGAACACGAGGATCCAAGAAAGGGAGAGCACAAGGAATGGGGCACGTTGATCTTCAACTATGGCTGTCACGAAGTACGCAATTTTCTGATCAGTAATGCCCTATTTTGGTTTGAAAAATACCATATCGACGGGATTCGTGTCGATGCTGTTGCTTCGATGCTGTATCTTGATTATGATCGACCCCATGAAGAATGGATTCCCAATTCGAGTGGAGGCCGTGAAAATTTGGAGGCTATTGATTTTTTTCAGGAGTTGCACAAAACACTCTTCCACTACTTCCCTAATGTTCTTTCCATCGCTGAAGAGTCAACCTCATGGAATGGGGTTACCCGTCCACCTTACCACGGCGGATTGGGTTTCAACTTCAAATGGAACATGGGCTGGATGAATGATTCACTTCGCTACATGGAGTTGAATCCAGCACATCGCCCGTATCATCATCACTGGCTCAGCTTTTCGCTGGTTTACGCTTTTTCCGAAAACTTTGTACAGGCGATTTCTCATGATGAAGTCGTTCATGGCAAAGGTTCATTACTGAACAAAATGCCCGGTGATGAATGGCAGAAGCGTGCTCATCTCCGCCTGTATCTCTGTTATCAGTTTGGACATCCCGGAAAAAAACTACTCTTTATGGGCAGTGAGTTCGGACAATGGAGGGAATGGTCAGAAGCACAGAGTCTGGACTGGCACCTGCTTGAAAACCTTGTTCACCAACAATTGCAGAACTTCTCTTGCAGGCTCAATTGGTTTTACAGAGAACACCCTGCACTTTACAGCAATGATCGAGATTGGCATGGTTTCGAGTGGATTGATCTTAGCGATACCCAACACAGCACATTTTCATTCTTACGGCGCAGCACAAAGGGTATTGAATCCCCGTTAATATTTGTTTACAACTTCACTCCTGTTCCTCGAACTTACTACCGGGTAGGATTTCCAGAAGTTGGAACATACCGCAAATTGCTTGATTCA
Proteins encoded:
- a CDS encoding tyrosine-type recombinase/integrase; the protein is LSVTQKPICRWGSYQKKVWNESLKKAGIEDAVFHDMRHDFVTKAMRRGNPAYLVMKQVGHKSDAMLRRYQLIDERDLFEFRFSSESQKLSGTS
- the uvrC gene encoding excinuclease ABC subunit UvrC, yielding MRPASMKRAPEEAPVWQKLKHLPEAPGVYQFRNASSDLLYIGKAKVLRNRIRSYFQKSSAHNLRIQIMVSLVADVTWILTDTEAEALLLEEQLIKLHKPRYNVALKDDKSYPYLKLSVQEHYPRLSLVRERHERKAEYFGPYPSAQDARHMMRVALRYFPLRTSKMELDGSKVFRPCLNFQLKRCLAPCRGNVAVDEYGKLVRQVRLFLKGRDQELLQDLERRMQIASETLEFEQAAQLRDQIQSLQRIFTRQTVMSPDGEDRDVFNLYREAGTAGVQVLFIRNGRLLGSDFFFFDTSEQASDANLLGQAINRLYTSEMTGIPRQILLPFEYPEEEILGDALSEQAGHRVQLTVPKRGHKKELVSLAFQNARANLEEQRRRVVKDSEILRQVQNFLHLKKLPDRVECFDISHFSGEMTVASMVCWEGNKPAKENYRKYKLRTIHSPDDFASMEEVLTRRYQRALSGQQPLPDLIIIDGGKGQLNTALAVMEKLGIDWHQQDIIGLAKGRSERSRGVTRGNDEDYEYVVKPNQKNEIRLQRHSSVLYFLQNIRDEAHRFAIEFQRKLKRQDNLKSLLDEIPGVGNRRKRALLKHFGSLKRVREASVEELRQVSGISPVLAEEIVGFFKECESFLKKKYAASQKES
- the glgB gene encoding 1,4-alpha-glucan branching protein GlgB — encoded protein: MLPKQLEEHELQALLVLDYHEPRSVLGFHSEITETGVTWLIRVWEPDAVSCLLRWPEEFGLPDLKLEQEHPAGLFVGTCEGKNASVPYTLDFKYANGQEHSRLDPYYFQLSISSYDQYLFGQGKHRFLHEKLGAHVEQREGIAGVRFAVWAPNARRVSVVGDFNGWDGRRHLLHVLGSSGIWELFVPGAHSGQCYKFELLSQAHQLLLKSDPFAFATEVRPSTASRIQEFSGFTWEDEAWLEKREQTNWFSQPLNIYEVHLGSWKCIPEEENRFLNYRELAEDLIPYAKRMGYTHLELLPIAEHPFDGSWGYQVTGYFAPTSRFGHPEDLMYFVNRCHKEGLGVIIDWVPGHFPKDAHGLAQFDGTMLYEHEDPRKGEHKEWGTLIFNYGCHEVRNFLISNALFWFEKYHIDGIRVDAVASMLYLDYDRPHEEWIPNSSGGRENLEAIDFFQELHKTLFHYFPNVLSIAEESTSWNGVTRPPYHGGLGFNFKWNMGWMNDSLRYMELNPAHRPYHHHWLSFSLVYAFSENFVQAISHDEVVHGKGSLLNKMPGDEWQKRAHLRLYLCYQFGHPGKKLLFMGSEFGQWREWSEAQSLDWHLLENLVHQQLQNFSCRLNWFYREHPALYSNDRDWHGFEWIDLSDTQHSTFSFLRRSTKGIESPLIFVYNFTPVPRTYYRVGFPEVGTYRKLLDSDAPEYGGSGFNQQETITAEEALWQGQDASAHLDLPPLGCLIWQRIH